Proteins from one Nicotiana tabacum cultivar K326 chromosome 23, ASM71507v2, whole genome shotgun sequence genomic window:
- the LOC107798242 gene encoding AUGMIN subunit 1-like isoform X2, whose translation MSQAARMREILESVGLAQESLPSNVVSSAHVLAKVANLLDIRDTELSSFLVAVADLSLRKTAVEEKRAKVQQESKVLLEYTRKAIARLTYLKRTLSQLEDDISPCEAQMENWKTNLAIMESKERQYLQEYGYYKAVLNRVGYTPEISHGVLVEMAEHKKDLEKKTKPILDTLRSYQDLPPDKALAALAIEDKKRQYAAAEKYLEDVLQSALASSE comes from the exons ATGTCCCAAG CTGCAAGGATGAGAGAGATACTGGAGAGTGTGGGATTGGCTCAAGAGAGTTTACCATCCAATGTGGTTTCATCTGCACATGTTCTTGCAAAGGTTGCAAATTTATTGGATATTCGAGATACTGAATTAAGTAG TTTTCTTGTTGCAGTGGCAGATCTTTCTTTACGGAAAACAGCTGTAGAAGAGAAGAGAGCTAAAGTGCAGCAGGAATCAAAAGTCCTTCTTGAATACACTCGGAAGGCAATAGCAAGATTGACTTATTTGAAAAG AACACTTTCACAGCTTGAAGATGATATTTCTCCTTGCGAAGCACAAATGGAGAACTGGAAAACAAACTTGGCAATTATGGAGTCGAAAGAGCGGCAGTATTTGCAAGAATATGGTTATTATAAG GCAGTACTTAATCGTGTTGGTTACACGCCAGAGATTAGTCATGGGGTATTGGTTGAGATGGCAGAGCATAAGAAGGACTTGGAGAAGAAGACGAAACCAATTCTTGATACTCTGAGAAGCTACCAAGACTTGCCTCCT GATAAAGCCTTGGCAGCGTTGGCAATTGAGGACAAGAAAAGGCAGTATGCTGCTGCTGAGAAGTATCTTGAAGATGTGTTGCAGTCAGCTCTTGCCTCCTCAGAGTGA
- the LOC107798242 gene encoding AUGMIN subunit 1-like isoform X1 has protein sequence MSDIGGGLNPSGTTEASKSIGFDANRIAEVKSWLTSQFDAVGKDVPDFEYTPKSIGELHKIATLSQAKTQAAVIVANDYRQKAAEYRSQAARMREILESVGLAQESLPSNVVSSAHVLAKVANLLDIRDTELSSFLVAVADLSLRKTAVEEKRAKVQQESKVLLEYTRKAIARLTYLKRTLSQLEDDISPCEAQMENWKTNLAIMESKERQYLQEYGYYKAVLNRVGYTPEISHGVLVEMAEHKKDLEKKTKPILDTLRSYQDLPPDKALAALAIEDKKRQYAAAEKYLEDVLQSALASSE, from the exons ATGAGTGATATAGGCGGGGGACTTAATCCTTCTGGTACTACAGAAGCATCAAAAAGTATTGGTTTTGATGCAAATCGAATTGCTGAAGTGAAATCTTGGCTTACTTCCCAATTTGACGCTGTGGGTAAAGATGTCCCTGATTTTGAGTATACTCCTAAAAGTATCGGTGAATTACACAAGATTGCCACTCTGTCACAAGCCAAAACTCAGGCTGCTGTTATTGTTGCCAATGATTACCGTCAAAAGGCAGCTGAGTACAGGTCCCAAG CTGCAAGGATGAGAGAGATACTGGAGAGTGTGGGATTGGCTCAAGAGAGTTTACCATCCAATGTGGTTTCATCTGCACATGTTCTTGCAAAGGTTGCAAATTTATTGGATATTCGAGATACTGAATTAAGTAG TTTTCTTGTTGCAGTGGCAGATCTTTCTTTACGGAAAACAGCTGTAGAAGAGAAGAGAGCTAAAGTGCAGCAGGAATCAAAAGTCCTTCTTGAATACACTCGGAAGGCAATAGCAAGATTGACTTATTTGAAAAG AACACTTTCACAGCTTGAAGATGATATTTCTCCTTGCGAAGCACAAATGGAGAACTGGAAAACAAACTTGGCAATTATGGAGTCGAAAGAGCGGCAGTATTTGCAAGAATATGGTTATTATAAG GCAGTACTTAATCGTGTTGGTTACACGCCAGAGATTAGTCATGGGGTATTGGTTGAGATGGCAGAGCATAAGAAGGACTTGGAGAAGAAGACGAAACCAATTCTTGATACTCTGAGAAGCTACCAAGACTTGCCTCCT GATAAAGCCTTGGCAGCGTTGGCAATTGAGGACAAGAAAAGGCAGTATGCTGCTGCTGAGAAGTATCTTGAAGATGTGTTGCAGTCAGCTCTTGCCTCCTCAGAGTGA